The following DNA comes from Candidatus Woesearchaeota archaeon.
AAATAATTCTAATCCTTGCTCTCCAAGCCGAAGCATTGCGCCTTTTTTTCGTAAATCTGGTCTGTCAAACCGAACCTCTTCTCTAAATCCAAACATTGCTCTATACCATTCTACTGATCTATCGAGATCACTCACAGTGATAGCCACGTGATCCATCTGATATGCTGTTGTCATTTTCTTTTACCTCCATCAATATCGTTTCTGCTCCTACCAAATTGTGAAGGAGCTTTGTTCCCTGTTCTTCTGTTAAACGAGGAATAATATAACTTGCATGATAGCGAATAATTGGTTTCTTATCCTGCAATGCAATTTCAATATATGGAAACGCTTGTTTCGTATCAATGTGCGCAAGTTCTATCAGCGCATGCCCTTTCATGAAATCTTGTTGTGCATGTTCAATGAGCGTAAGTAGTTTCTGCTGCTGTTTTTGTTGTATGCGCTTTACTTGTTCTTGATTTATGCTCTGTAATCGCTCTAGTGTTCGTGCAGTTTGACAAACAAGAATAGGATCGTCATTGGTAAGAAATTTTTTGAGTTCTAAAACCATTGAAATATCATTTTGCAATCCTACAATTTCAATAATGCTATATTGCAAATGCTTATTTGATGTTGCAATTAGTGCGCTTCGTAGTGTTTGCATTCTCTTATCATCTAATGCAATTGTGGTGTGATAAAGAATGTTCACTAATCGCGGAGTAATATCTTCTTCACATTGTCCAAAAAAGTCGAGAAGTGTTTGAATTACGTATGGATCATTCCATTCATAGAAAATTTCTCGTAATGAATACCAATGCGGATAAAAAAGTGCATCAGTATAATTATAGATGTTTAAGAGTGCATGAAGGATGCCTTGATAATCATTCCACTCGGGTGTCTTTACTTCTTTCAAACATTTTGTTGCAAGAAATAAATATTCATGGTTCACTGTTCGCACATATTCTGTAAAAATAGCGTAGATAAGTTCTTTTGGATTATCAACTAATCCTGCATAAAAAGGAAGAACAGATTTTCTTTTGAAAAGCATTGTTGTATCAAACGGATGTATGCTCATATAGAGAGCAATAAAGTAATCTCTTATGCGTTGATGAGAAAATGTGTATGCTCCATTTTCCAGTTCTTGGAGAATTTCAATTTTCAACAATGCGACAATAAGTTCTTGTTCATACTTCTTTTCCCACTGTTCTTCTTTTGCGATTGCGCTCACTTGCTCCAAAAGAGAGCTATGTGAGAAAGTCATTTCTGTTTTGAAAGCGATTTGTGCCAATACTTTTTTTAGATCTGCGCTATAATAGTTCTTGTTCTTCTTTTCGTGCAATACAAGAGATTCTGTGATAAACGCATCATATACATCTACCTTCTTTGCATTCTCTGGAAATTTTTTTTTGATATGAAGAGCCATCATAATATGCAATGGCGTTTTA
Coding sequences within:
- a CDS encoding NACHT domain-containing protein; protein product: MFIRIFSPENGKLVLKDAVINAINQYPQSSAKKIFYCIKQQGISITYHGVYKAIRELVNDRFLLEANKEYALNTVMIEQRIAQQKPLVLQSLSKERPILETKDYVLLDIIPTYLSEFQYRQYVEGTKNPYDILKQFPIFLLIGDSGSGKTTLLKLLAAQEKERIPLFLPLQHYHKDDFFVFIKQCLRTPVSKETIEYHFEQGSFLLLFDGLDENPEYEKTLSELYAFTKHYPKNKMVITTRTSHDPKEMLPLPTFALAPMNQKQVQTFLQSKNKEEAWSSLPHAIKELCKTPLHIMMALHIKKKFPENAKKVDVYDAFITESLVLHEKKNKNYYSADLKKVLAQIAFKTEMTFSHSSLLEQVSAIAKEEQWEKKYEQELIVALLKIEILQELENGAYTFSHQRIRDYFIALYMSIHPFDTTMLFKRKSVLPFYAGLVDNPKELIYAIFTEYVRTVNHEYLFLATKCLKEVKTPEWNDYQGILHALLNIYNYTDALFYPHWYSLREIFYEWNDPYVIQTLLDFFGQCEEDITPRLVNILYHTTIALDDKRMQTLRSALIATSNKHLQYSIIEIVGLQNDISMVLELKKFLTNDDPILVCQTARTLERLQSINQEQVKRIQQKQQQKLLTLIEHAQQDFMKGHALIELAHIDTKQAFPYIEIALQDKKPIIRYHASYIIPRLTEEQGTKLLHNLVGAETILMEVKENDNSISDGSRGYHCE